A segment of the Candidatus Aegiribacteria sp. genome:
CTAAATACTCCCCATGGCCAGGAACAGGCGGGAGTATTCCACACTGTAACCCTGGTCAATCCGAAGATCGATTGTACTGATCGACTCAATCTGGTCATCCGTAAGGGGGAACACAACAACGGTTTCACCGTAACTCAAGCATCTTGTAAGAAGACCTGGCTTCCAGGTTTTCCAGAGGGCATTTATCTCTTCGTCCAGAAATTCATCGCCGCCCCAGCCGGAGAGCACCTCCAGTATCCCCTCATCTAAAACAGCAATTTCAATACGAATTCTGTTTCGTGGAGCAACTACGAGATCGGCTGCAAGTTTTCCATCTTCTTCATGAAACACAATAGCCCCACGCAGGAAATCCTCGAGGGGATCCTGCTCCCCAAAAAGGTGGGCTGCGGAACATTCGTAGTAGATGAAACGGTCAACGTAAGAAGCAGGTTCGTACGATACCGTCAGCGCGGGGACTTCTCGCCAGAACGGCATCGCCCACTGGAAGCCCTCCTCGGTGCTGATCCCCTCTTTATCAACGGGCCTGTCACAGGGCATTCCATCGGAATGGCTGAAGCTAAGATCGTCCCAGACAGCAAGGTAGTTCTCTTCATCCCTGAAAACAGGGATCGTTTCATCGCATGTGGAAATTGTTGAAGGAATTGGAATCAGAAGCGAAAAATACCCGTTCTGCACTTCCACGGTCATCGTGCCCGTGAATTCAGGCCCATGAAACCATAACACCGGAGCGTCAACTATCATGGAGTAATAGGGCTGCAGCATACCGTTCTCTTCAAGAAAACCCCTTTCAGCCCCAATCGCAACAGGGAGAACCTCATCTATAAGAACAACTCCCCATTCATGTACGAATACGGTCTCGTCCGCTGCTTCGGCTGCTCCCGAAACGGTCAATATTAATAGAATCATCGTGATCATATTGTGAGCCTCCCTTAATCTGTACAGATAATACACAGAAAATCAGTAAATATTCCAAATGGATTTCGGTGATTGTCAGGCAGTCTATCACTGTTTGACAGGCTCTTCAGTTTAGATATTTTATGGGGTTAGAGGGGTCGGACGCCACTTGCGGCACTTACAAAACTTGAAAAGCATGCTTTTGCAGAATTATATTGAAAGCGGTTTGATTCTTTGTTTCAGCTCTATTGAAGGGAGCCCTTTATGGCTGATAGAATGTACTCCTCCGGCAGGGCGCATGAAAAGGGCGGTCAGTCGTCGGAAACTCCCCTTTTCATAGGCAGAAGGAAAATGGAGAAAGTCAGGATGTCCTATATCCGCTACAACGAAAACCTGCACGAGGAAAAGGAGAATTCAACTCCGAAGGAGTGCGCCGGTCTCTGCAAGTCCTCCGATGTCGTCTGGATTAACGTTGATGGCATTCATGATACAGGAACCATTGAGAAAATCGGGGAATTCTTCAACATTCATTCCTTGACGGTCGAGGATATTGTTAATACCATGCAACGACCGAAATTCGAGGACTTCGACAGCTATTTATTCATCGTGCTGAAGATGTTAAGCTATTCCGATATCTCTACAGGCATGGAAACCGAACAGGTTTGCGTGATTCTTGGAGACAATTACGTTATTACTTTCCAGGAGAAGCCAGGTGATGTTTTCGATACTGTACGGGAGCAAATAAGGGGATGCCGAGGAAGAATCCGCAAGGCGGGGGCTGACTATCTCGCGTATGCTCTTATAGATGCTGTAGTGGACAGCTATTTCATGATACTCGAGACCATCGGAGACCAGATCGAGGATATTGAGGACCAGGTCATTACTAATCCGGACCCTGATAAAGTAACGAAGATACACAGATTCAAAAGGGCTATGCTCTTCATGCGGCGAACCGTCTGGCCGTTGAGAGAAGAAATCGCACTTCTGGAGAAGAGCGGATCGGAACTTGTCAGGGAGCCGACAGCGGTTTTCCTCAGGAACCTGTACGATCATACCATACAGGTTATTGATACTGTGGAGACCTACAGGGACATTATATCCGGGATGCATGATATGTACCTTTCAAGCGTAAGCAATAGGATGAATCAGGTAATGAAGGTCCTTACTATCATAGCGACGATTTTCATTCCCCTGACTTTCATCTCTGGGGTTTACGGCATGAATTTCAGATATATGCCTGAGATTGACTGGAAGTATGGCTATTACGCGATACTTGGAATTATGCTGGTAGTAAGCCTGGGAATGCTTACGTATTTCAGGAAGAAAAAATGGATCTGAGCTGCGATTCAGGAAAGGGTGTTCATTGTGGCAGTATCATCTGAAGGTTTTCTGGGAAGGCAGCTTCTCTCGATAAGGAACCGGATGGTTTCGGAGTCGGATCCATCCAGACTGAGAAAACTTCGAAGGAAAGAAATCAGAATTCTCCTGCAGCTGGGGAACCTTTCTGCTGCTGGAGATATCTGTGGAGAACTTGTGTCGAATAATCCCTCCTGGCCGCCTG
Coding sequences within it:
- the corA gene encoding magnesium/cobalt transporter CorA yields the protein MYSSGRAHEKGGQSSETPLFIGRRKMEKVRMSYIRYNENLHEEKENSTPKECAGLCKSSDVVWINVDGIHDTGTIEKIGEFFNIHSLTVEDIVNTMQRPKFEDFDSYLFIVLKMLSYSDISTGMETEQVCVILGDNYVITFQEKPGDVFDTVREQIRGCRGRIRKAGADYLAYALIDAVVDSYFMILETIGDQIEDIEDQVITNPDPDKVTKIHRFKRAMLFMRRTVWPLREEIALLEKSGSELVREPTAVFLRNLYDHTIQVIDTVETYRDIISGMHDMYLSSVSNRMNQVMKVLTIIATIFIPLTFISGVYGMNFRYMPEIDWKYGYYAILGIMLVVSLGMLTYFRKKKWI